Within the Pseudomonas oryzae genome, the region CGGCAAGCCGCTGGCCCACGCCCTGGAAACCACCGGCGCGCGCGCCGTGCTGGCCGGCGAGGAATGCCTGGCCAACTTCGCCGCCACCGACGGCCTGCCGGGCGTGCCGCTGTGGCTGGTGCCGGACGCCGAGAAGCCGGCGGCAGCCGAGCTGCGCGCGCTGGCCGACGCCGGCTTCGCCGCCGAGGTGGCGGCTGCCTCGCGCCAGGCGCCGCCGCGCGAGCTGCGCGCAGGCATCGCCGCCGAGACGCCGAGCCTGCTGATCTTCACCTCCGGCACCACCGGCCTGCCCAAGGCGGCGCGCTACAGCCACATGCGCTGGATGAGCTCCGGCGACGTGATGGTGGAGACCCTCGAGGCCACTCCGGACGACGTGTTCTATTGCTGCCTGCCGCTCTATCACGGCGCGGCCGCCACCTCGGTGACCTCCACCGCGCTCAAGGCCGGCGCCGCCATCGTGGTGCGCCGACGTTTCAGCGTGCGCGAGTTCTGGAACGACGTGCGCAACAACGGCATCACCGTGCTGCAGTACATCGGCGAGATCTGCCGCTACCTGCTCAACCTGCCGGAGGATCCGCGCGACCGCGAGCACAGCCTGCGCGCCATGCTCGGCGCCGGCCTGTCGCCGGAGTCCTGGCAGCGCTGGGTCGAGCGTTTCGGCCCGGTGCAGGTCTTCGAGGGCTGGGGTTCCACCGAGGCCAACACCAACCTGATCAACGTCGACAACCGCATCGGCTCCTGCGGCCGTGTGCCCTACTGGGAGAAGACCAACTTCCGCCTGGTGCGCTTCGACGTGGAGAGCGAGTCGCACCCGCGCGACGCCAACGGCTTCTACCTGCTGTGCCAGCCGGGCGAAGTGGGCGAGGCCATCGGCTACATCGTCGACCACCCGGACATCGGCGGCGGCCGCTTCGAGGGCTACACCTCGGCCGAGGCCACCGAGAAGAAGATCCTCCGCGACGTGTTCCAGAAGGGCGACGCCTACTGGAGTTCGGGCGACCTGCTGCGCTACGACGAGGAAGGCTACTTCTACTTCGTCGACCGCATCGGCGACACCTTCCGCTGGAAGAGCGAGAACGTCTCGACCCTGGAGGTGGCCGACGCCCTGGCCGACTACCCGGGCCTCGAGCTGATCAACATCTACGGCGTGCAGGTGCCGGGCCAGGAGGGCCGCGCCGGCATGGCCGCGGTGCTGATGCAGGACGGCCAGGCGTTCGACCCGCACAGCTTCTACGCGCTGACCGAGCAGCGTCTGCCGCGCTACGCCGCGCCGGTGTTCGTGCGCGTGTCGCCCGCCGCCGACCTGACCAGCACCTTCAAGCTGCGCAAGGTCGACCTGCAGCGCCAGGGCTACGATCCGGCGAATTTCGCCGATCCGCTGTACGTGCGCGACGACGCGGCCGGCACCTACCGACCGTACTCGGCCGAGGCGCTGGCGGCCATCGGCCTGGCGCCGTTCGGTGCCGCCCATGGCTGACCTCGACCACAACGGCCACGAGCTGAAGGCCGGCCTGCGCTTCCCCTGGGTGGCGCCGCCGGCCAACGGCGAGACCCTGGAGGTGGCGCCCGGCGTGCTCTGGCTGCGCATGCCGCTGCCGTTCGGCCTCGACCACATCAACCTCTACCTGCTGCGCCACGACGACGGCTGGGTGGCGGTGGACAGCGGCCTGTGCACCGAGCAGAGCCGCGCGGTGTGGGAGACGGTGCTGGCCGGCGTGCTGGAGGGCCGGCCGCTGCTGGCGCTGATCTGCACCCACTTCCACTACGACCACAGCGGCCTGCTCGGCTGGCTGGCCGAGCGCTTCCACTGCCCGGTGTACATGACCCACGCCGAGTACCAGGCGATCCACGTCGCGCCGCCGCGCAGCGACGAGCCGGACTGGGCCTTCCACCAGTTCTACCGCCAGGCCGGGCTGAGCGAGGAGGATTCGGCGGCCTTCCTGCCGATGATCCGCCAGGAGCACTTCCGGCCGACGCCGCCGGCGGCCTTCCACCGCCTGCGCGAGGGCAGGGTGCTGGCCATCGGCGGGCGGCGCTGGCAGGTGGTGGTCGGCCGCGGCCATTCGCCCGAGCACGCCTGCCTGTACTGCGCCGAGGACGGCCTGCTGATCTCCGGCGACCAGGTGCTGCCGCGCATCACCCCGACGGTCGGCGTCGCGGTCGACGAGCCGGATGGCGACCCGCTGCGCGACTGGCTGGCGTCCATCGAGCGGCTCGGCGAGTTGCCCGACAGCGTGCTGGTGCTGCCGGCCCACGAGCGGCCGTTCCACGGCCTGCACACGCGCCTCGGGCAGTTGCGCGAGCACCACCGCCGGCATCTCGACCTGGTGCTGGAACGCTGCGCGCAGCCGTGCACGGCGGCCGAGCTGATGGTCGAGCTGTTCCCGCGGCTGAAGAGCCGCTTCGACGAGCTGATGGCCATCGGCGAGACCCTGGCCCACGCCAACTACCTGATCGCCGAGGGATTGCTGGTGCGCGAGGAGCTGGCGGGCGTGCACCGCTACCGCCGCGCCCGCGCCGAAGAGACGGTCGGCGAGCGTTCTAGTCCTTTTTGACGACGAGTTCGGTCGAGCGAAGTCTGGAAACTCGACTCGGCCGGTTGGCCTCAATTAGGAGAGAAGCAGCATGCACAATAAGAAAAATCCACGTTGCACCACTCTGGTTGCCCAGAGTTTCCCGCTCTTGGGCCTGGCCACCGCGGTGGCCTTGGCCAGCTCGATGGCCCAGGCCGGCGAGACCATCGAGTTCGACAACGGAGCCACCCTCGACTGGACCCTCACCACCAGCTACGGCATCGGCATGCGCACCGAGTCGCCCGATAGTGCGCTGATCGACGGCCCGCTGACCCTCAACATGGACGACGGCAACCGCAACTTCGATCGCGGCAGCCTGGTCACCCACCGCGTCGGCGCCCTCGCCGAACTGATCCTGCGCAAGGACGATTACGGCGCGGTGCTGCGCGCCAGCACCTTCTACGACGACGTCTACCACAACGCCAACGACAACGACGCGCCCGGCCGGGTCAACAAGTTCGGCGAGCACGACGAATTCACCAGCGACGCCAAGTACTACAGCGGCGGGCGCAGCCGCATCCTCGACGCCTACGTGTTCGGCGGCTGGCGCACCGACGATGGCCAGAGCATCGACGTCAAGGGTGGCCGCCACGTGGTGTCCTGGGGCGAGAGCCTGATCTATCCGGGCGTTTCCGGCGCCCAGTCGCCGGTCGACGTGGTCAAGGCCTCGCTGCCGGGCATCGAGACCAAGGAAGTGCTGCTGCCGGTCGGCCAGGTGTCCGGCCAGTGGAGCCTCAACGAGTCGCTCAGCTTCGGCGGCTACGTGCAGTACGAGTGGAAGGGCAACGAGCTGGCGCCGGTCGGCAGCTACCTGTCCACCAGCGACGTCACCGGCCCGGGCCGCGAGCTGCTGCGCGCCGGCTTCTTCAATCTGCCGTACCTCGACACCAACGAGCCGCGCGACAGCGGCCAGTGGGGTCTGCAGGTGCGCTACCGGCCGGCCCCGGATCTGGAGCTGTCGCTGTTCCGCATCAACTACCACGACCGCAACCCGTCCGGCATCGACATCAGCTTCCCGCCGGCCGGTCCGCTGGGCTACAAGGTCAACTACTTCGAGGACATCCACCTCACCGGCCTGAGCTTCTCCACCAAGATCGGCGACACCCAGGTCGGCGGCGAGTGGTCGTATCGCGACGGCGCGCCGGTGCAGGTGCTAACCGCCGGCGGCCCCAAGCCGACCAAGGGCCAGGGCCAGCAGATGCAGCTGTCGTTCATGCGCATCCTCGGCGACCGCCCGTGGGCCAGCCAGACCACCTTCATGGGCGAGGTGGTGCACGTGCGGGTCGACGACGTGGACGAGCTCAACGGCGCCGACGACTACAGCTTCAAGACCGCCTCGGCGTGGAAGAGCAAGACCGCCACCGCCTACTCGCTGGTCGGCGTGTTCAACTACCCGGGCGTGTTCACCGGCTGGGACCTGGACGTGCCGGTGCGCTTCTCCCACGTCGTGGAAGGCGCCACGCCGATGTCCGGCACCATCTCCGGCGCCCAGGGCGACCGTCGCCTGACCGTCGGCACCACCTTCAAGTACATGGGCAACCTGGAAGTGGCGCTGGCCTACAACGCCTTCCTCGGCGAGGCCGACCCGATCAGACGCCAGCTGGCCGACCGGGACTATGCCACGCTGTCCGCCAAGTACTCGTTCTGACCCGGCTGCGCCGGGCGGCGTCTGCTGCCCGGCCTGTCCGAGCAGGGCAATGGCATCAATCCGGTCGATCCGTTGTAGGGGCGAATTCATTCGCCATGGGCCGCAACGCGGCCCCGGAGGTTGCCAAGGGCAGGCCGCTGGCCTGCTTGGCGAATGAATTCGCCCCTACAGGGCCCGGTCTAGTCGATTCGAACGATTCGCGCCGGGGGCGACTGCGGCATAGTGGCGGCAGTCGCGCCCCGCACCAGTGGAGACAACCATGGGACTCAAAGGCAACGCCGCCATCGTCGGGGCGGCCCAGTACAAACCGGAGAAGTACGCCACCGCGCCGCGCATGTTCCATCTGGAACAGGTGGCCGATCTGGCCGCGCGCGCCCTGGCCGACGCCGGCCTGCAAGCCTCGGATCTCGACGGCCTGGTGATCAACGGCCCGCAGTTCCACGAAGCCTCGGTGTTCGTCCCGGCGATGGCCGCCGAATACCTGGGCATGAAGCTCAACTTCGCCGAAGTGGTCGACCTCGGCGGCTGCACCTCGGTGGGCATGGTCTGGCGCGCCGCCGCCGCCATCGAACTGGGCCTGTGCCAGGCGGTGCTCTGCGTGCTGCCGGCGCGCATGGCCCCCTTCGGCCCCGACGAGGACCCGAGCTGGATGGCCCGCGCCATGCGCTTCGGCGGCCACAGCACGGCCTTCGGCGCGCCCGAGGCGGAGTTCGACCTGCCCTACGGGCACATGGGCCAGAACACCGGTTACGCGATGATCGCCCAGCGCTACGCCGCGCAGTACGGCTACGACGCCGAGGCGATGGCGAAGATCGCCGTCGATCAGCGCTTCAACGCCCAGTTCAACCCCGAGGCCATGTTCTACGGCCAGCCGCTGACGGTCGAGCAGGTGCTGGCCAGCAAGATGGTCGCCGACCCGCTGCACGTGCTGGAGATCGTCATGCCGGTGGCCGGCGGCGCGGCGCTGATCGTCGCCTCCAAGGAGGTCGCCGCCCGCGCGCGCAACCGCGGCGCGGTGGTCACCGGCTTCGGCGAACACCTGGAATTCAAGTCGCCGTCCTACGCCGACGACATGACCCGCACCCCGGTCGGCCCGGCCTCGGACCGCGCCTTCGCCATGGCCGGCTTGAAGCCCGCCGACATGCACGCGGCGCAGATCTACGACTGCTACAC harbors:
- a CDS encoding long-chain-acyl-CoA synthetase, with translation MNDRIDAQTVAALDAAPVPREVTQARLDRRAAASALVKPRDLYTIADRLEQQAQRHVARPLLIYGGERYSYAEVDARANQVAHAALARGLKAGDVCALALENRPEFFFAWFGLVKLGVVVAPLNTHVSGKPLAHALETTGARAVLAGEECLANFAATDGLPGVPLWLVPDAEKPAAAELRALADAGFAAEVAAASRQAPPRELRAGIAAETPSLLIFTSGTTGLPKAARYSHMRWMSSGDVMVETLEATPDDVFYCCLPLYHGAAATSVTSTALKAGAAIVVRRRFSVREFWNDVRNNGITVLQYIGEICRYLLNLPEDPRDREHSLRAMLGAGLSPESWQRWVERFGPVQVFEGWGSTEANTNLINVDNRIGSCGRVPYWEKTNFRLVRFDVESESHPRDANGFYLLCQPGEVGEAIGYIVDHPDIGGGRFEGYTSAEATEKKILRDVFQKGDAYWSSGDLLRYDEEGYFYFVDRIGDTFRWKSENVSTLEVADALADYPGLELINIYGVQVPGQEGRAGMAAVLMQDGQAFDPHSFYALTEQRLPRYAAPVFVRVSPAADLTSTFKLRKVDLQRQGYDPANFADPLYVRDDAAGTYRPYSAEALAAIGLAPFGAAHG
- a CDS encoding MBL fold metallo-hydrolase; the protein is MADLDHNGHELKAGLRFPWVAPPANGETLEVAPGVLWLRMPLPFGLDHINLYLLRHDDGWVAVDSGLCTEQSRAVWETVLAGVLEGRPLLALICTHFHYDHSGLLGWLAERFHCPVYMTHAEYQAIHVAPPRSDEPDWAFHQFYRQAGLSEEDSAAFLPMIRQEHFRPTPPAAFHRLREGRVLAIGGRRWQVVVGRGHSPEHACLYCAEDGLLISGDQVLPRITPTVGVAVDEPDGDPLRDWLASIERLGELPDSVLVLPAHERPFHGLHTRLGQLREHHRRHLDLVLERCAQPCTAAELMVELFPRLKSRFDELMAIGETLAHANYLIAEGLLVREELAGVHRYRRARAEETVGERSSPF
- a CDS encoding DUF1302 domain-containing protein; its protein translation is MHNKKNPRCTTLVAQSFPLLGLATAVALASSMAQAGETIEFDNGATLDWTLTTSYGIGMRTESPDSALIDGPLTLNMDDGNRNFDRGSLVTHRVGALAELILRKDDYGAVLRASTFYDDVYHNANDNDAPGRVNKFGEHDEFTSDAKYYSGGRSRILDAYVFGGWRTDDGQSIDVKGGRHVVSWGESLIYPGVSGAQSPVDVVKASLPGIETKEVLLPVGQVSGQWSLNESLSFGGYVQYEWKGNELAPVGSYLSTSDVTGPGRELLRAGFFNLPYLDTNEPRDSGQWGLQVRYRPAPDLELSLFRINYHDRNPSGIDISFPPAGPLGYKVNYFEDIHLTGLSFSTKIGDTQVGGEWSYRDGAPVQVLTAGGPKPTKGQGQQMQLSFMRILGDRPWASQTTFMGEVVHVRVDDVDELNGADDYSFKTASAWKSKTATAYSLVGVFNYPGVFTGWDLDVPVRFSHVVEGATPMSGTISGAQGDRRLTVGTTFKYMGNLEVALAYNAFLGEADPIRRQLADRDYATLSAKYSF
- a CDS encoding thiolase family protein — translated: MGLKGNAAIVGAAQYKPEKYATAPRMFHLEQVADLAARALADAGLQASDLDGLVINGPQFHEASVFVPAMAAEYLGMKLNFAEVVDLGGCTSVGMVWRAAAAIELGLCQAVLCVLPARMAPFGPDEDPSWMARAMRFGGHSTAFGAPEAEFDLPYGHMGQNTGYAMIAQRYAAQYGYDAEAMAKIAVDQRFNAQFNPEAMFYGQPLTVEQVLASKMVADPLHVLEIVMPVAGGAALIVASKEVAARARNRGAVVTGFGEHLEFKSPSYADDMTRTPVGPASDRAFAMAGLKPADMHAAQIYDCYTITVLLTLEDAGFAPKGEGLRFVREHDLTWRGDFPMNTHGGQLSFGQAGSAGGMSQVIEAFHQIAGRAGDRQLARCDNVYVSGTGGVMSEQGALILQGA